The window aaaagataaaagatttaatttattttacggaagcatgatgacctttaaatttgaaaagaaaatcatttaattaaaaaaaaggttGAAAGGTATTTTAGGAAGTGAGGAGTAGGAATAAAGAAGTATGGTCAAAGGGGACTGAATGCAAATTTCCCTATATAATAATTAGGATCTCAACACACACGTTGCATGTCTGtagattatttgattttttgaagttctatatgtatttgaaattatcaaaattgaTTTGGGGTATTTGGACAATTTGTTGAattatccataaaaaataataataaaatggaaaaaatgGTAAAAGGCCACACCAacagaccaaaaaaaaaaaggttcacACTCTTCCCACTTAATATATAACTAAGATCTAGATGCATTCGTTACGTGTTTatacaatatttgatttttttaaatttctataTGTGTTTGAAATTATCAAACTTGATTGGCAATTTTTGGAACTAAccataaaaaaatagtaaaatggGAAAAAGGTAAAAGGTTACATCAAGAGACCAAGAAAGGATCTACATCCCGCCCCTTTTAATATATAACTAGTGATTTTTGGCAAATGTTGTGTTCTcgtatgatatttttttaattaaattgatttatattgaaatgaggaaataattaactaaaatacaatttgaaataataaatttaaaagaaaaggggaaaaaaataaaatgagggGACTGTTGTGAAAAATGAAACATATGATCTGTTGCTTTGAAAATAAAGCCCTATCACTAAGCCACACActctttgaattaaaaatttgacgctttattaaaatatagtaaacaaaaaagactaaatttttgAACTTATTAGGGGAAAACAATATATAGTAAAAGATAGAGATAATAGATATAgagatatattattattaatagttactctgcacacgcgatgcgtgtgtgtacagtctttttttatcattatcgatggactaaagtgaaatttgacaaattatggaaggactaaattgatatttgaattgttgaaataaaaaaaataaaaataaaaatgtgtgttgaaattaaaaacaaaaaacaaaacaaaaaaagtataatattagtatcatataagagTAAAGTTGGAATAAAAAATTGGTGTCCTTCCTATATGATTATTATCATATtctcaattttaataaaataaaatagattatTATGACACCATTGGGCCAGAGTTTGGGCCCAAACGTTCGGCCCAATGGTAACAATAAAACCCTCCTAGCCCACTCTGGAATATGACTTTAGGCCGGGAGAAAGGGGCAGAGGGTTGACCAAAAACCTGCGCGGTCAAACTTGCCCTAAGTTCCGAGATGCCCGACACGTCGGCCTCCGCCACCCCGGTCCCTCCCGCTTCTTATACCACAATACCAATCTCCGGTGGCGCCGTGATTTCCCGATCGACGCAGAACCTCTCTGCTTGCCTCTCCAGAGCCCGACCTTGGCCGGTGTTCCTAGCCACCACCGCCGTCATCGACCTCCCACCCTCATTCTCCGCAGCCACCCAACGACTCCGCCGCAATGCTAGCTACTTCTCCGTCAATTACGCCATTATCGTCACCGCGTGTGCTGCCGTATCCCTGATCGGTGCGCCGATCGCGCTGATACTCATCGGCTTCGTCTTCTTCCTGTGGCTGATTCTCCACTTCTTTCGAGAAGACCCATTGTTGATCTGGGGCTACCATGTCAATGATTGGGCGGTTATTCTTGGCCTGGTTGTAGTCTCCATTGCGGCCCTCTGGATCACTGGCCCGTTGAATAACCTTTCGATTGGCATTAGTGTCGGGCTGTTGATCTTCGTCATCCATGGAGTCCTGAGAAATCCTGAAGGACTTTTTCTTGACGAAAACGAAGCCGTTTCTGACGGATTGGTCTCATCCCAATCCACTGCTTTCAGTCCCCGTAATGGCGGAATTCAATTCAATCAACCCGTGTAATTAACTCAcat of the Primulina huaijiensis isolate GDHJ02 chromosome 1, ASM1229523v2, whole genome shotgun sequence genome contains:
- the LOC140981240 gene encoding PRA1 family protein G2-like, whose protein sequence is MPDTSASATPVPPASYTTIPISGGAVISRSTQNLSACLSRARPWPVFLATTAVIDLPPSFSAATQRLRRNASYFSVNYAIIVTACAAVSLIGAPIALILIGFVFFLWLILHFFREDPLLIWGYHVNDWAVILGLVVVSIAALWITGPLNNLSIGISVGLLIFVIHGVLRNPEGLFLDENEAVSDGLVSSQSTAFSPRNGGIQFNQPV